One window from the genome of Magnolia sinica isolate HGM2019 chromosome 4, MsV1, whole genome shotgun sequence encodes:
- the LOC131242460 gene encoding uncharacterized membrane protein At3g27390-like isoform X3 yields the protein MLGLFWRCFLLRTKRFDATLKFAFLFALPPLFGLWLILSIAGSVLVGMGYGFFTPWVSTFEAFRQVGESKKFLHCIVDGTWGTIKGSCTVVRDFGDICYHSYPQYLKELHEGSGSDETHSIRLIEVPGCLAVGLMGLIVEIPLYTAIAIIKSPYMLFKGWHRLLHDLVSREGPFLETACVPVAGLVILLWPLIVIGSILLAIFSSIFVGLYGSVIVYQERSFRRGVAYVIAMVSEFDEYTNDWLYLREGSILPKPRYRKKKASHSAEFPVGASNAAGSNAGCLSSEAPALLVPSLAPSRSIREAIQEVKMVHIWEDMMKGCEMRGKVLLDANVITPGDLNECTKAKDSQETIVGLGLPSYAFLHCLLHSVKVGSSGLLLTDGVDVTQQNRPRERVLDFFFQPVMVLKEQIRVLRLVEGEVGFLEKITLFGCNAERFEAWDNGSLVPQDALRAAQIQAISRRVTGMTRSISKFPTYRRRFRDVIKALIIYSLERGGSSASYSSRRVASMELP from the exons ATGTTGGGGTTATTCTGGCGTTGCTTCCTGCTCAG GACAAAACGGTTTGATGCAACTCTCAAATTTGCCTTCCTGTTTGCTCTGCCCCCACTGTTTGGTCTTTGGTTGATTCTCAGTATCGCTGGAAGTGTTCTTGTTGGAATGGGTTATGGGTTCTTCACGCCGTGGGTTTCGACTTTTGAGGCCTTTAGACAGGTTGGGGAATCGAAGAAGTTCTTGCACTGCATTGTG GATGGAACGTGGGGAACGATTAAAGGGAGTTGCACTGTGGTCCGAGATTTCGGCGACATTTGCTACCATTCATACCCGCAGTACTTGAAGGAGTTACATGAAGGCTCTGGTTCAGATGAAACTCACTCAATCAG GTTAATTGAGGTGCCAGGATGTCTTGCTGTGGGGCTGATGGGCCTGATCGTGGAGATCCCGCTTTACACGGCAATAGCCATAATTAAGAGTCCATACATGCTCTTCAAGGGCTGGCACCGCTTGCTGCATGATCTTGTAAGCCGAGAGGGCCCATTCCTTGAGACGGCTTGTGTGCCCGTTGCTGGTCTGGTGATCCTTCTATGGCCTCTCATTGTGATTGGGAGTATCTTGTTGGCTATTTTCTCAAGCATCTTCGTTGGGTTATATGGCTCGGTCATCGTATATCAG GAAAGATCTTTCCGGAGAGGTGTTGCTTATGTGATTGCCATGGTTTCAGAGTTCGACGAGTACACGAACGACTGGCTATATCTGAGGGAGGGGTCTATCCTTCCAAA GCCCCGGTACCGAAAGAAGAAAGCCTCCCACTCGGCGGAGTTTCCTGTCGGAGCTAGTAATGCAGCGGGAAGCAATGCTGGGTGTCTTTCTTCAGAGGCACCCGCGTTGCTTGTTCCAAGTTTAGCTCCTTCAAGATCTATCAGAGAAGCGATACAGGAAGTGAAAATGGTGCAC ATATGGGAAGACATGATGAAGGGATGTGAAATGAGGGGGAAGGTGCTGTTGGATGCAAATGTGATAACGCCGGGCGATCTTAATGAGTGCACCAAGGCTAAGGACAGCCAAGAGACCATCGTGGGCCTTGGCCTGCCTTCCTACGCATTCTTGCACTGCCTCCTCCACTCCGTCAAGGTAGGGTCGAGTGGGCTGCTGCTGACTGATGGTGTGGATGTGACCCAGCAGAACCGCCCACGCGAACGGGTGCTGGACTTCTTTTTCCAGCCTGTGATGGTTCTAAAGGAACAGATCAGGGTTCTGAGATTGGTGGAGGGTGAGGTGGGGTTCTTGGAGAAGATTACACTCTTTGGATGCAATGCCGAACGGTTTGAGGCTTGGGATAATGGCTCATTGGTCCCTCAGGATGCTCTCAGGGCCGCTCAGATTCAGGCTATCAGTAGAAG AGTGACAGGCATGACGAGGAGCATATCAAAGTTTCCGACATACCGAAGGAGATTCCGTGATGTCATCAAGGCGTTGATCATATATTCTTTGGAAAGGGGGGGCTCATCTGCTTCCTATTCCAGCAGACGTGTTGCTTCCATGGAACTTCCGTAG
- the LOC131242460 gene encoding uncharacterized membrane protein At3g27390-like isoform X2: MSNSMTDFLNVLYVVFSFCSALSLGALKGIFVGPIASSLLILGNVGVILALLPAQVTWTVYALVKTKRFDATLKFAFLFALPPLFGLWLILSIAGSVLVGMGYGFFTPWVSTFEAFRQVGESKKFLHCIVDGTWGTIKGSCTVVRDFGDICYHSYPQYLKELHEGSGSDETHSIRLIEVPGCLAVGLMGLIVEIPLYTAIAIIKSPYMLFKGWHRLLHDLVSREGPFLETACVPVAGLVILLWPLIVIGSILLAIFSSIFVGLYGSVIVYQERSFRRGVAYVIAMVSEFDEYTNDWLYLREGSILPKPRYRKKKASHSAEFPVGASNAAGSNAGCLSSEAPALLVPSLAPSRSIREAIQEVKMVHIWEDMMKGCEMRGKVLLDANVITPGDLNECTKAKDSQETIVGLGLPSYAFLHCLLHSVKVGSSGLLLTDGVDVTQQNRPRERVLDFFFQPVMVLKEQIRVLRLVEGEVGFLEKITLFGCNAERFEAWDNGSLVPQDALRAAQIQAISRRVTGMTRSISKFPTYRRRFRDVIKALIIYSLERGGSSASYSSRRVASMELP; this comes from the exons ATGTCGAATTCCATGACAGATTTCTTGAATGTATTGTACGTTGTTTTCTCCTTCTGCTCTGCTCTCTCCCTGGGAGCTCTGAAAG GTATCTTTGTGGGTCCTATTGCAAGTTCGTTACTGATCTTGGGAAATGTTGGGGTTATTCTGGCGTTGCTTCCTGCTCAGGTTACTTGGACTGTCTATGCTCTTGTCAA GACAAAACGGTTTGATGCAACTCTCAAATTTGCCTTCCTGTTTGCTCTGCCCCCACTGTTTGGTCTTTGGTTGATTCTCAGTATCGCTGGAAGTGTTCTTGTTGGAATGGGTTATGGGTTCTTCACGCCGTGGGTTTCGACTTTTGAGGCCTTTAGACAGGTTGGGGAATCGAAGAAGTTCTTGCACTGCATTGTG GATGGAACGTGGGGAACGATTAAAGGGAGTTGCACTGTGGTCCGAGATTTCGGCGACATTTGCTACCATTCATACCCGCAGTACTTGAAGGAGTTACATGAAGGCTCTGGTTCAGATGAAACTCACTCAATCAG GTTAATTGAGGTGCCAGGATGTCTTGCTGTGGGGCTGATGGGCCTGATCGTGGAGATCCCGCTTTACACGGCAATAGCCATAATTAAGAGTCCATACATGCTCTTCAAGGGCTGGCACCGCTTGCTGCATGATCTTGTAAGCCGAGAGGGCCCATTCCTTGAGACGGCTTGTGTGCCCGTTGCTGGTCTGGTGATCCTTCTATGGCCTCTCATTGTGATTGGGAGTATCTTGTTGGCTATTTTCTCAAGCATCTTCGTTGGGTTATATGGCTCGGTCATCGTATATCAG GAAAGATCTTTCCGGAGAGGTGTTGCTTATGTGATTGCCATGGTTTCAGAGTTCGACGAGTACACGAACGACTGGCTATATCTGAGGGAGGGGTCTATCCTTCCAAA GCCCCGGTACCGAAAGAAGAAAGCCTCCCACTCGGCGGAGTTTCCTGTCGGAGCTAGTAATGCAGCGGGAAGCAATGCTGGGTGTCTTTCTTCAGAGGCACCCGCGTTGCTTGTTCCAAGTTTAGCTCCTTCAAGATCTATCAGAGAAGCGATACAGGAAGTGAAAATGGTGCAC ATATGGGAAGACATGATGAAGGGATGTGAAATGAGGGGGAAGGTGCTGTTGGATGCAAATGTGATAACGCCGGGCGATCTTAATGAGTGCACCAAGGCTAAGGACAGCCAAGAGACCATCGTGGGCCTTGGCCTGCCTTCCTACGCATTCTTGCACTGCCTCCTCCACTCCGTCAAGGTAGGGTCGAGTGGGCTGCTGCTGACTGATGGTGTGGATGTGACCCAGCAGAACCGCCCACGCGAACGGGTGCTGGACTTCTTTTTCCAGCCTGTGATGGTTCTAAAGGAACAGATCAGGGTTCTGAGATTGGTGGAGGGTGAGGTGGGGTTCTTGGAGAAGATTACACTCTTTGGATGCAATGCCGAACGGTTTGAGGCTTGGGATAATGGCTCATTGGTCCCTCAGGATGCTCTCAGGGCCGCTCAGATTCAGGCTATCAGTAGAAG AGTGACAGGCATGACGAGGAGCATATCAAAGTTTCCGACATACCGAAGGAGATTCCGTGATGTCATCAAGGCGTTGATCATATATTCTTTGGAAAGGGGGGGCTCATCTGCTTCCTATTCCAGCAGACGTGTTGCTTCCATGGAACTTCCGTAG
- the LOC131242461 gene encoding uncharacterized protein LOC131242461 — MWGDGGRFYWGRKEGGGGGKVEGIVVVFAWMSSQEKHLQPYIELYGSIGWNSLICHAEFLNLFFPEKATSLAYAVLNELLKEVKIRPLPIVFAAFSSGSKACMYKVLQMIEGKCDAQVNLDEYQLVKACFSGHIYDSSPVDFTSELAAQFALHPTVHKIPQPPRIVSWFARAVASGLDALFLNRFEAQRAEYWQTLYSSANMGPFLILCSEDDDIAPCQNICNFACHLQDLGSDVKLVKWNGSPHVGHYKHYPVDYKAAVTELLEKAALIHFQRAQQINGEIISVGAGCNEISKSVYNLRKAAVSSNESLRRVAVGPSDHFFLPSSVEYHESKGVGSVQDEQKERLIQLQDPPSINAHSVLGKILFDVCVPKNIEDWDIKTVGSLSRPSFSSSRRHSPFNPMKCIRRSRL, encoded by the exons ATGTGGGGAGATGGAGGTAGGTTTTATTGGGGGAGAaaggaaggaggaggaggagggaagGTGGAAGGGATCGTTGTGGTCTTCGCATGGATGTCGAGTCAGGAGAAGCATCTGCAGCCGTACATCGAGCTCTATGGTTCGATCGGGTGGAATTCCCTCATTTGCCATGCCGAATTCCTCAACCT ATTCTTCCCTGAGAAGGCCACATCACTAGCATATGCTGTTCTCAATGAACTTCTTAAG GAAGTGAAGATTAGGCCATTACCTATTGTATTTGCAGCTTTTTCTAGTGGATCAAAAGCTTGCATGTACAAGGTTCTTCAG ATGATCGAGGGGAAGTGTGATGCACAAGTCAATCTG GATGAATATCAACTGGTCAAAGCCTGCTTTTCTGGACATATATATGATTCTAGTCCTGTAGATTTTACCAGTGAACTGGCCGCTCAATTTGCCCTTCATCCCACTGTCCACAAAATTCCCCAACCACCAAGGATAGTCTCATGGTTTGCAAGAGCCGTTGCTTCTGGTCTTGATGCTCTCTTCCTAAACAGGTTTGAAGCACAGCGTGCTGAGTATTGGCAGACTCTGTACTCTTCAGCT AATATGGGTCCATTTCTAATTTTGTGTTCAGAGGACGATGATATTGCTCCCTGTCAAAATATCTGCAATTTTGCTTGTCATCTGCAAGATCTCGGCAGTGATGTTAAACTGGTGAAATGGAATGGTTCGCCACATGTAG GTCACTACAAGCATTACCCAGTCGATTACAAGGCTGCTGTAACTGAATTGCTCGAAAAGGCAGCATTAATTCATTTCCAGAGGGCGCAACAAATCAATGGAGAAATAATAAGTGTGGGAGCCGGGTGCAATGAAATTTCAAAATCCGTCTACAATCTACGTAAAGCAGCTGTTAGCTCAAACGAGAGTCTACGTAGAGTGGCAGTCGGGCCAAGTGACCACTTTTTCTTGCCTAGCTCGGTGGAGTATCATGAAAGTAAGGGCGTCGGCTCAGTGCAAGACGAGCAGAAGGAAAGATTAATACAATTGCAGGATCCCCCAAGCATCAATGCCCATAGTGTTCTCGGAAAGATCCTCTTTGATGTGTGTGTGCCCAAGAACATTGAAGATTGGGACATCAAGACGGTTGGTTCTTTGAGTAGGCCATCATTCAGCTCTTCACGCAGGCATTCACCCTTCAATCCTATGAAATGCATACGTCGCTCGAGACTGTGA
- the LOC131242460 gene encoding uncharacterized membrane protein At3g27390-like isoform X1, whose product MSNSMTDFLNVLYVVFSFCSALSLGALKGIFVGPIASSLLILGNVGVILALLPAQVTWTVYALVKTKRFDATLKFAFLFALPPLFGLWLILSIAGSVLVGMGYGFFTPWVSTFEAFRQVGESKKFLHCIVDGTWGTIKGSCTVVRDFGDICYHSYPQYLKELHEGSGSDETHSIRLIEVPGCLAVGLMGLIVEIPLYTAIAIIKSPYMLFKGWHRLLHDLVSREGPFLETACVPVAGLVILLWPLIVIGSILLAIFSSIFVGLYGSVIVYQVYMQVSLTFHYLDILTGFMISLSMFHTSLKTHIWYSMQERSFRRGVAYVIAMVSEFDEYTNDWLYLREGSILPKPRYRKKKASHSAEFPVGASNAAGSNAGCLSSEAPALLVPSLAPSRSIREAIQEVKMVHIWEDMMKGCEMRGKVLLDANVITPGDLNECTKAKDSQETIVGLGLPSYAFLHCLLHSVKVGSSGLLLTDGVDVTQQNRPRERVLDFFFQPVMVLKEQIRVLRLVEGEVGFLEKITLFGCNAERFEAWDNGSLVPQDALRAAQIQAISRRVTGMTRSISKFPTYRRRFRDVIKALIIYSLERGGSSASYSSRRVASMELP is encoded by the exons ATGTCGAATTCCATGACAGATTTCTTGAATGTATTGTACGTTGTTTTCTCCTTCTGCTCTGCTCTCTCCCTGGGAGCTCTGAAAG GTATCTTTGTGGGTCCTATTGCAAGTTCGTTACTGATCTTGGGAAATGTTGGGGTTATTCTGGCGTTGCTTCCTGCTCAGGTTACTTGGACTGTCTATGCTCTTGTCAA GACAAAACGGTTTGATGCAACTCTCAAATTTGCCTTCCTGTTTGCTCTGCCCCCACTGTTTGGTCTTTGGTTGATTCTCAGTATCGCTGGAAGTGTTCTTGTTGGAATGGGTTATGGGTTCTTCACGCCGTGGGTTTCGACTTTTGAGGCCTTTAGACAGGTTGGGGAATCGAAGAAGTTCTTGCACTGCATTGTG GATGGAACGTGGGGAACGATTAAAGGGAGTTGCACTGTGGTCCGAGATTTCGGCGACATTTGCTACCATTCATACCCGCAGTACTTGAAGGAGTTACATGAAGGCTCTGGTTCAGATGAAACTCACTCAATCAG GTTAATTGAGGTGCCAGGATGTCTTGCTGTGGGGCTGATGGGCCTGATCGTGGAGATCCCGCTTTACACGGCAATAGCCATAATTAAGAGTCCATACATGCTCTTCAAGGGCTGGCACCGCTTGCTGCATGATCTTGTAAGCCGAGAGGGCCCATTCCTTGAGACGGCTTGTGTGCCCGTTGCTGGTCTGGTGATCCTTCTATGGCCTCTCATTGTGATTGGGAGTATCTTGTTGGCTATTTTCTCAAGCATCTTCGTTGGGTTATATGGCTCGGTCATCGTATATCAGGTCTATATGCAAGTTTCATTAACTTTTCATTATCTTGATATCCTGACAGGCTTCATGATATCTCTCTCTATGTTTCATACTTCTCTTAAAACTCATATCTGGTATTCGATGCAGGAAAGATCTTTCCGGAGAGGTGTTGCTTATGTGATTGCCATGGTTTCAGAGTTCGACGAGTACACGAACGACTGGCTATATCTGAGGGAGGGGTCTATCCTTCCAAA GCCCCGGTACCGAAAGAAGAAAGCCTCCCACTCGGCGGAGTTTCCTGTCGGAGCTAGTAATGCAGCGGGAAGCAATGCTGGGTGTCTTTCTTCAGAGGCACCCGCGTTGCTTGTTCCAAGTTTAGCTCCTTCAAGATCTATCAGAGAAGCGATACAGGAAGTGAAAATGGTGCAC ATATGGGAAGACATGATGAAGGGATGTGAAATGAGGGGGAAGGTGCTGTTGGATGCAAATGTGATAACGCCGGGCGATCTTAATGAGTGCACCAAGGCTAAGGACAGCCAAGAGACCATCGTGGGCCTTGGCCTGCCTTCCTACGCATTCTTGCACTGCCTCCTCCACTCCGTCAAGGTAGGGTCGAGTGGGCTGCTGCTGACTGATGGTGTGGATGTGACCCAGCAGAACCGCCCACGCGAACGGGTGCTGGACTTCTTTTTCCAGCCTGTGATGGTTCTAAAGGAACAGATCAGGGTTCTGAGATTGGTGGAGGGTGAGGTGGGGTTCTTGGAGAAGATTACACTCTTTGGATGCAATGCCGAACGGTTTGAGGCTTGGGATAATGGCTCATTGGTCCCTCAGGATGCTCTCAGGGCCGCTCAGATTCAGGCTATCAGTAGAAG AGTGACAGGCATGACGAGGAGCATATCAAAGTTTCCGACATACCGAAGGAGATTCCGTGATGTCATCAAGGCGTTGATCATATATTCTTTGGAAAGGGGGGGCTCATCTGCTTCCTATTCCAGCAGACGTGTTGCTTCCATGGAACTTCCGTAG